Below is a genomic region from Helianthus annuus cultivar XRQ/B chromosome 2, HanXRQr2.0-SUNRISE, whole genome shotgun sequence.
ATCAATTAATCAAGCTTCCATGGCTCATCCATACTTCTTTCCAGGTGACTAGAACCTTCAAGGATGAGAGAACAAGGCCAAGAAGACTCAAGTCTATCATCCTTGGGGCTCTAGCACACCAAGGAAGAAAAGGCCAAGAAGGGCATGCCTTAAATGGGTGAATGATGcctctatttatagtgaaaaattggCTTGGAGACCAAGAAGTTCTAGGGAGATAAAGCATGGTCTTTGTGTGTAATCTTGTCCTGTTTTGTTTGTTGCCTTTTTGTCTCATATAGGAAGCTTCATGAACCTTATCTCCTGAGATTGGTTATGCCGAAATGATGCATAATTTTCTCGAACAACAAACTTAGGTTTTAAAACCTTGTGTTTTTCTCATCCGCACTGTAATCTTTAGTAGCCAAATGATTCAAATCATATTTTCCACATTTACCATTTACTGCAagattaaaaaaacattttttagaaacatttttcataaaacaccacaaGTTTTAGAAAACACCAATATATTTGAACCATACCTAAGTATTTCTAAATATTTAACGGTATAATATTTTAACGTTATAGTATTTGAACCACAACCAGACTTGGTATAGTATTTTAATTTAAACGCTATAGTATTGAAACGGTATAATATATTCGAACCATACACGAGTATTTCAAAATATTTAACGGTATAATAATTTAACATTATAGTATTCGAACCGCACCGAGACTTGGTATAGTATTTAAATTATTAACAATATAGTATTGAACCGGTTAATATATTCGAACCGTACCCGACTATTTGAAAATAATTAACGTAAACGTTATAGTATCCAAACCTTACCTAGACTTGGtataatattttaatttaaacgataacggTATAATATATTCTAAACCTACCGGAgtttttcaaaagattttaacGGGATATAATATTAATGGTATAATATTAACAGTATAATATTTTAAACGATTTAATGTTGGAATCGGGTGAGAATTTATAACACCAAATTCACAAAACATAATTCTGATGGGTTATATATGCTActtatagctctatacgcagcgtatataaaccctaaTATTCTAATGCTGATGATTGCTGGCCAGGCGCTGACGTCCATGCATTCTATATGCTGCGTATAGTTCTATACACAACGTATATAAACCCTAAGTGTGCAAATAGGCAGCAGTAGTGTGCCAATTTGTGCTTAGTTAAATCGATTTTTTGGGTTATGGTTCGGTTCGCTCATACAATTTAAGGTTTATTCAAAAAAGCTAAAAGCGAAACGTTGGTTAAATCGGTTTTTTCGGTTATGATTTGGTTCGATCATACTACAAGGTTTATTTTTGTTCCTTTCACTACCAGAAACAGGTAGCAATACCGGCAACATACATCGCCGCTAAAGGCCCAGTTTGGCGTCGCTATAGCCATTAGCGGTGACATTTCGCCGCTAATGAGGTAGTCGGTAATACTCGGCTGCTATTGAACAAAATGTCGTCGCTAATAAGTATGTCGCCGCTATTACCTTTGCCGAAGTATTGCCGGAAAGTTCGCTGGAGACGAATATTCAGATGTCAAATGTACAAATCACCACTATTTTTTAAGCTAAAAAATGAAACATGAcacaataacaaaaaaaaaacaattaatttcTTATTAAGTTTGGTTTACAATACATGATTTCTACAAATATAAAATAGAGAGTGGTCGGAGCTTTAAACAAAACTACATAATTCTACAAACATTACATAGAAACAAGTGGGCTGAGCTTTAATCATCACAGTAGTGGATGGCGGTGGTTGATATCTCGGTGGAGCTTCAAGCATCACAGTGGTGGTTGATACGGCGTGGTTGACGGTGGTGGATGACGCGACTTTGATGGGTGGTGAACAGTGGAGTGCCGGAAGGTGATGGCGGCGGGTGCCTGTTGGCGGCTAAAGGTGGTGGTTGTTGCTTGGTGGTGAATGGTGAAGGATGGTTAACATTAAGGTTGAAGGTGGTGTTTGAGATGGGTGTATGTCTTTGGATGATAAGATATTTGAGGTTTGTGTTTCTTTGAGCAGGATAAGATCAAGACCGTTGGATCAGTTTGTAATCAATGGTCAGCAGCAAATCTTGAAGAAGCACACGGATCGAGCCTTTAGCAGCGACGGCAATAGGGGCGACAAAGAGCAATAGGGGTGACCTGCGTCTAGGTCTGTCGTCGCTAAAACTCAGATTTCTTTTAGTGTTTCATGAATTAATGTTGAGATCATATCCAATTAATTGTCCACACATACGAAGTCCTAATTAGCAATAAAATCAATGTTAGCAAACAAACTAATCCGAACCATTGGTTAAATCGGCTTTTTAGATTACGGTTTGGTTCGATCATAAAACGTAAGGGTTTATTTTTGTTCCTTTTCATGAATTAAAGCTGAGATCATATCTAATTAATCACAAATCTCTCAAACCAACgtgaaaaaaaaactaataattgATGAAAAAGTAGTCACCTTTATCCACCTCAAGATCTACCTGTTTGCAAAAGATCAATTGTCTCTAATTTTCCTCAAATATAATAATAAGATGCACATAATCATGAGAAAGAGAGTTAAAAGATATATCTTTTGACTAAAAAATTAGAAAACTCgaataaaaattaaaactttataACCAAAAGATTTGTTTTTGGAAGTAAGAAATGGATTTGAAGGTAGAAGAGTAAACTCCCATTTTGGTCTTTGTGGTTTGGCCaattttgccattttagtccaaatcttaaactttttaaatttggatccctgtggtttcacttttattgtcattttagtctaaaaGTTAAATTTGGCCAGATTCCCCAACTAAAATCCTAATATTTTGTCTTTATcctcaggggtattttagtcattgtAGATTTATTATAATCAATAttgaataaaaataataaaacccaAAAATCTTTGACCCTATGTTTAAAGCACTCATCTCCCTCTGCACCTGTTCAAAAACCCCAATCCAAACCCTAATCAGCCACCTCCATCACCGTAATCAGCAACCACCTCCACCCGTTATGATCAACCCACTTCTTCATCCACCCAAACCCACACATGTTCCCATCCTTCACCGCCACCGTAAACATATCCAACAAAAAAACTCAACTCCGACCACCCACCACCGTACCTTCACGTCCCTCGCATATCGTCAACAAAGACTACAAAATCCAGATTAAATTCAAAAATCTCGCATCGAAACAATATAAGCACATATACGCATAATAAAAGTAACCTAATCTTCACAGGAATGTCGTTCTTCCGAGCTTTCAGAGCTCTGACAAGCACCTTCGGCAGCGGATGAGCGTCAGACGATTCAACTCGCGACAGCCACTGTTCATGAGTCTTATAACAAAGGATTACATGACGGTCATATGCAATAGCGGTGCCGGAAAGTTTCTCGGGTATATCTCTGGGCGTTGGAATCCGATTTTCACATTGTCATTGAGCGGCAGAGCGTCAACGGTGCCGTTCTCCGGTACGGCGGCCATACTACTGATACAGGTGGAATGAAAGCGAGAGGAGACAGAGAGATAGGAGAAGATAACAGATTGAATGGAGGGAAATGTTCTAGGGTTTGTTGGCATATTACTGATACAGGTGGAATGAAAGCGAGAGGAGACAGAGAGATAGGAGAAGATAGCAGATAGCAGATTGGGGTTTTTGAACAGAGATGAGTGCTTTAAGTAGGGTCAAAGATTTTtgggttttattatttttaatcaatGTTGAGTTATAATAAATCTACAATAACTAAAATACCCCTGAGGATACAAAATATCATGATTTTAGTTGGGGAATATGGCCAAATTTAACtgttggactaaaatggcaataaaagtgaaaccacagggacccagatttaaaaagtttgagatttggactaaaatggcaaaaatgtccaaaccatagggaccaaaatggcagtttactcaaggtagaatttgaaaatgtgagagTGTCGTATGATGTGGGTGATTGAAGTGGAGTCAACAGGGAAGAGAAATAATGAGTACCAAGGGGCAGTCAGTGGCGAAATTTGAGATttcgaccgggggggggggggtgggtcgaaaacgtatatacccaaaaatttctacaCAAAACTACACACTCTCCACTGCTGAGCGAAAAATTCGAGGGGTCGCCCAgcccctcccgccccttaaaagcttcgctCATGGGGTAGGGTTAGAAGAGGGTGAAGGATTCAGGGTGAAAACTAAAGGTTAGATGGTTATTTTTGGGTTTTAGTTTCTTTAGTTGAGATGTAATTTTACTAAATTGTTCATCACATGCTTGGCATGTGACCTCGACTTGAAACAAGGTGGATGGAGTTAGTTATGTGAATTGAAATGATAATAAATTTCAAATATTGGTGTGtaatttgaaaatctttttcataTTTGATAATATACCAATTTGTTATATAACAAAGAGAACAAAATAGCAAtttactttaattattattaaacGGTTTGTACTTTCAAACTTTTGGCAAGTTTAATTAATTTACTCTTATAATTTACTCTTATAAAAAATCCattatttaatgttttattaagagttaattactgttttcgtccctgtgatttgtcaaaaatcacgatttcagtccattagtttaaaaattgcgattttagtccctatggtttcattttcgtaaccattttagtccatgtgatttcactttcgtaaccatttcaatccattattctttTAAGTACGTGAACTGAAATgcttacgaaagtgaaaccacagggactgaaatcgtaacttttaaactaatggaccgaaatagtgatttttgacaaaccacgaggacgaaaacagtaattatctcttttattaatttagttttgagttgaatgccattttagtccctgtgatttgtGCCAAtttgctagtttagtccaaaggttttatttttcgcatgtgggttcaaaaaggtttcaccgttgccattttagtcaactgggttaacttcatccattttttttgttaacgaggacaattcggtcattttatatgtaattctatgAATAGAAGGgtaattcggccatataaaatgactgaactgtctttctcgttaacaaaaataatggatgaaattaacacagtggatcaaaatggcaatgctgaaacctttttggacacacatgcgaaaaataaaacctttgaactaaactggcaaaataacccaaaccactgggactaaaatggcatttaactctttagtTTTACATCTACTTTCCTTAAAAATATCTTCCTTCCATTTGTTGTGTCCTCTGCATTCATAATCATATTTGAAAAATTATGATTCTGTCACTTTCTATCAGTGGCTAAGCTTGCATTCGAAAACGGCGAAAAATTCGGgggcacccccccccccccccccccaaatgaTCATCGATGTTGAGATTATGTTAAAATGAGACAACTTATTACATGATATACTTGGTTACATAAATTCATTTTGTAGGAAAATGAGTAATATGAAGAATTGAAACCAGTAAAGATTTGAAGTTATTATGAAATTCTTGAAAGAGCCTTAAGTACATCATTCATACTAGGCCTGACTTCAGGGTCATCGTGCATGCAACATTTAGCCAATAGTGCTAAACACAATGCATCTCCTAAACCATACTCCCCATCCAAATCTTCATCCATAAACATCTTGAATTTCTCCAAACATTCTGATGAACCACCCACAACCTCCCCATCTGCCAGAAACTCAACACGGTCCAACCATTTCCGACTAATTGCGGCCTCCTTTGCCGATAAAACCTCCATCAAAACAACCCCATAACCATACACATCGACCTTGGTTGAAGCCTGTCCACAATCTATATGCCCTTTGTTCTCCACCTTATCTCCACCGTCTCCCTCTACCAATACATTGTAAACGATCGGCCTTGCAAGGTTAAACCCGGAGATTTTTGCCCTCCAATCCGCACTGATCAAGATGTTTTCACTACATATGTTGTGATGGGCGTATGTGGGTTTGGTGCAATAATGTATGTAATGCAACCCTTCGGCGATATCGAATGCGAGCTTCACTCGTTTATCCCATGTTAACTGCTTTCGAGTTTTGAAGTCGTGTAAACAGTCTCTTAAGCTACCATTTTGTGCAAACTCGAACACTAGATAAGACCGGTTCATGTAGAAGCAACACCCTTCAAGTCTAACCACATTGAAATGGTTGATAGTCGTTAAGATGTTGATTACATGATTTGCGGACTCCATGGATATCATATCTTCGATCGCAACAGGAAAATCTGCGGTGATTAGACCTTTATACACTGATTTTCCGATTAATAAAGACTCCGAGAAGTCGTGTGTAGCGAGTTTAAGCTCGTCTAAGCTAAAAGTCGTTAAAGATTGCTTCAACTTTGACATGCCATTGAGAAAATCAGGTGACAAACGTTTAAACTCCGATC
It encodes:
- the LOC110885453 gene encoding protein LYK5, with product MEPISFLLTLLLFSSIQPIFSVQPYDQTPCNTTTPPLQGSTYTCNSNTKTCNTYVVYRPQLNQQLSDIATLFNVNESELLPTTHLQEREVVVPIQCDCPDRSSRAVVDYTNKLLNSYVDIACRVYQGLVKPFVLEEQNGNLHESTLVKVPVKCACVNTSRDTNATMYLVSYPVMEYDTIDIIGLKFGVTRQSIQDANELNPGQTIFGGTTLLVPTTGVPVLNLDHVVNGPSPHDTIPVNRIVNSSMGNHFSVFLIVFATCCLCGVVFLLIFLKWKCHHRVPRVVSVTRSEFKRLSPDFLNGMSKLKQSLTTFSLDELKLATHDFSESLLIGKSVYKGLITADFPVAIEDMISMESANHVINILTTINHFNVVRLEGCCFYMNRSYLVFEFAQNGSLRDCLHDFKTRKQLTWDKRVKLAFDIAEGLHYIHYCTKPTYAHHNICSENILISADWRAKISGFNLARPIVYNVLVEGDGGDKVENKGHIDCGQASTKVDVYGYGVVLMEVLSAKEAAISRKWLDRVEFLADGEVVGGSSECLEKFKMFMDEDLDGEYGLGDALCLALLAKCCMHDDPEVRPSMNDVLKALSRIS